In Treponema sp. OMZ 798, the following proteins share a genomic window:
- a CDS encoding regulatory iron-sulfur-containing complex subunit RicT, whose protein sequence is MDYDINENTEDIESLEDKDQRPVKMSSNPNDFPQPLYELNLDYSKESFYATASEHQEFSAGDFVLVPTRYGNDVARFGGPVKAPINANQDEVVKIIRKINAEEEIILEENSKKEKEAAKIFKEKVALNNLEMKFIGCHFLFDEPKVLFFFSADTRIDFRKLVKDLVSVFKVRVELRQIGVRDESRIIGGLGCCGRPYCCHNVTDKLKPVSIKMAKEQNLSLNSSKISGQCGRLLCCLSYEYDWYAEARKAMPPEGARFPYDGTTFKITEVNLLTQMVSLLGEDGRILSLPSKRIVNIGGKWQVR, encoded by the coding sequence ATGGATTATGATATTAACGAAAATACAGAAGATATTGAATCTCTTGAAGATAAGGACCAAAGGCCTGTAAAAATGAGCTCAAATCCTAACGACTTTCCTCAACCCCTGTATGAGCTTAATCTGGATTATTCGAAGGAGAGTTTCTATGCAACAGCCTCCGAACATCAAGAATTTAGTGCAGGGGACTTTGTCCTTGTTCCTACCCGGTATGGTAATGATGTTGCACGGTTTGGAGGCCCCGTCAAGGCTCCCATAAATGCCAACCAGGATGAGGTTGTAAAAATTATTCGAAAAATCAACGCTGAAGAAGAGATTATTTTAGAAGAAAACAGTAAAAAAGAAAAAGAAGCCGCCAAAATCTTTAAAGAAAAGGTTGCCCTAAATAATCTGGAAATGAAATTTATCGGCTGCCACTTTTTATTTGATGAACCTAAGGTCTTATTCTTTTTTAGTGCCGACACCCGCATCGATTTTAGAAAGCTGGTTAAAGATCTCGTTTCAGTTTTTAAGGTACGCGTTGAACTAAGGCAAATAGGAGTTCGAGATGAATCCAGAATTATAGGCGGCCTCGGCTGCTGCGGACGCCCCTATTGCTGTCATAATGTAACGGATAAGCTTAAACCTGTTTCAATAAAAATGGCCAAGGAACAAAACCTGTCCCTCAATTCATCAAAAATATCCGGTCAGTGCGGAAGGCTTTTATGCTGCCTCTCTTACGAATATGATTGGTATGCAGAAGCCCGAAAGGCAATGCCGCCTGAGGGAGCTAGATTCCCGTATGACGGCACCACCTTTAAGATTACCGAGGTAAACCTTCTTACCCAAATGGTTTCCTTATTGGGAGAAGACGGGCGTATACTTTCCCTGCCGTCAAAACGGATAGTCAATATCGGCGGAAAGTGGCAGGTAAGATAA
- a CDS encoding coenzyme F420-0:L-glutamate ligase, with protein sequence MKKFVGTTSRGLIAPIVREGDDIASIAAETLLNAAKAEGFKINDRDILSVTESVVARAQGNYATADDIASDVKAKFGDSCIGLIFPILSRNRFSVCLEGIARSKNKLIIMLSYPGDEVGNHLIDPDVFEDSDVNPWTNSFTREEFRSKFGDHKHKFTGMDYVEYYESIIKKHNPESFVILSNDPKKIIEYTDAVLACDIHTRNRTKKLLKKAGAKTVLGLDDILSSSVNGSGFNSAYGLLGSNKSGDDRVKLFPHNAQVIVDKIQSIIKEKTGKTIEVMVYGDGAFKDPIGKIWELADPVVSPAYTKGLDGKPNEVKLKYLADNNFKDLSEEEQKQKIAEYIDKHQKETSSRIDSMESQGTTPRRLIDLIGSLSDLTSGSGDKGTPIIFIQGYFDKYTG encoded by the coding sequence ATGAAGAAATTTGTAGGAACTACATCGAGGGGGCTGATTGCTCCGATAGTCAGGGAAGGCGATGATATCGCATCAATTGCTGCAGAAACTCTTTTAAATGCCGCAAAAGCTGAAGGCTTTAAGATAAATGACAGGGATATTCTTTCCGTTACGGAGTCCGTAGTTGCTAGAGCACAAGGAAACTATGCAACAGCTGACGATATAGCTTCCGATGTAAAGGCTAAATTCGGAGACTCATGCATAGGCTTAATCTTTCCGATTTTAAGCCGAAACCGTTTTTCGGTTTGTTTGGAAGGCATAGCCCGCTCAAAAAACAAGCTCATTATCATGCTAAGCTATCCCGGTGATGAGGTTGGCAACCACCTGATAGACCCCGATGTTTTTGAAGATTCCGACGTAAATCCGTGGACAAATTCCTTCACTCGGGAAGAATTTAGAAGCAAATTCGGCGACCACAAACATAAATTTACAGGAATGGATTATGTAGAATATTATGAATCGATAATCAAAAAGCACAACCCCGAATCCTTTGTAATTCTATCCAATGATCCAAAAAAAATAATCGAATATACCGATGCAGTTTTAGCATGCGATATTCATACACGAAATAGAACAAAAAAACTTTTAAAAAAAGCCGGGGCAAAAACCGTTTTGGGCCTTGACGATATTTTAAGCAGCTCAGTAAATGGAAGCGGCTTTAATTCGGCTTACGGACTCCTAGGTTCCAATAAATCCGGAGACGATAGAGTAAAGCTCTTCCCTCATAATGCACAAGTCATTGTAGATAAGATACAGTCCATAATAAAAGAAAAAACGGGAAAAACCATCGAGGTTATGGTTTACGGGGACGGAGCCTTTAAGGACCCGATAGGTAAAATTTGGGAACTCGCCGATCCTGTTGTTTCACCGGCCTACACAAAGGGCTTGGACGGAAAACCGAATGAGGTAAAACTAAAATATCTGGCCGACAACAATTTTAAAGACCTGAGTGAAGAAGAACAAAAGCAAAAAATTGCCGAATATATCGACAAGCACCAAAAAGAAACTTCTTCCCGTATAGACTCTATGGAATCTCAAGGAACTACACCTAGGCGGCTTATAGACCTAATCGGTTCGCTTTCAGACCTTACATCGGGAAGCGGGGATAAGGGAACACCCATAATATTTATACAAGGATACTTCGACAAATATACCGGGTAA
- a CDS encoding metal-dependent transcriptional regulator, with the protein MNKRTHVAGTITSSKEDYLERIYDLSLVDEQVRSIDVARALNVSRASVNKSLGGLKDDGYIEQEPYGTITLTKKGRAIAKDVRTRHNALRTFLTQVLKVDYEIADIDACEMEHAISKHTADKLYAYLKKLGITEKEAD; encoded by the coding sequence ATGAATAAAAGAACACATGTAGCAGGAACTATTACTTCCTCAAAAGAAGATTATCTTGAGCGGATTTACGACTTATCTTTGGTTGATGAACAGGTAAGATCAATTGATGTTGCCCGTGCATTGAATGTTTCACGAGCGAGCGTTAATAAATCTCTTGGGGGACTAAAAGATGACGGATATATAGAGCAAGAGCCTTACGGTACAATTACCTTAACAAAAAAAGGAAGGGCCATTGCAAAGGATGTCCGTACAAGACACAATGCTCTTAGGACATTTTTAACACAAGTTCTTAAAGTAGATTATGAAATTGCAGATATCGATGCCTGTGAAATGGAACATGCAATAAGCAAGCATACTGCAGATAAGCTTTATGCTTATTTAAAAAAATTGGGTATAACCGAAAAAGAAGCAGATTAA
- a CDS encoding YaaR family protein translates to MGNSVDTSNYVSALNTAAPLIAKDSHIQKNQTRKTEDSKLKKPKTFLDTILDNTIVDSEELYYEKKLEGLNPEERKKAVEDILAVLQDEVYSSGANLAENVNTETINKYKKAVKSFVNFAVQNSLNVKAVTSGGLNPLKQRNYVIVKVIDEKINKLTQELLFNQLEKLQILDRLDEIKGLLVNLTT, encoded by the coding sequence ATGGGAAACTCTGTGGATACAAGCAACTACGTTTCCGCTCTTAATACGGCCGCACCTCTAATCGCCAAAGATTCTCACATTCAAAAAAATCAAACACGTAAAACGGAAGATTCCAAGCTAAAAAAGCCTAAAACTTTTTTAGATACAATTTTGGATAACACTATTGTGGATTCGGAAGAATTATATTATGAAAAAAAGCTGGAAGGCCTTAATCCTGAAGAAAGAAAAAAGGCAGTAGAAGATATTTTGGCCGTTTTGCAGGACGAGGTTTATTCCAGCGGGGCTAACCTGGCTGAAAACGTAAATACCGAAACAATTAATAAATATAAAAAAGCTGTCAAAAGCTTTGTAAACTTTGCAGTTCAAAATTCGCTCAATGTTAAGGCAGTAACTTCAGGCGGCCTAAATCCGTTAAAACAGCGTAATTATGTAATTGTAAAGGTTATTGATGAAAAAATAAATAAACTAACACAGGAACTTTTATTTAATCAACTTGAAAAGCTGCAAATTTTGGATAGACTTGATGAAATAAAAGGTCTTTTGGTCAACTTGACTACATAG
- the fliS gene encoding flagellar export chaperone FliS, giving the protein MSYNSQAAAAYKETSVKTASPGSLILMLYTEGIKEINLAISKMRVPKIPAKDIESINNHIIKAQEIITELMAALDMDIGGEIAANLLSIYSYFNQQLLTANLKKDYKPLLDVSSMMQELYDVWKQILVSRPVPQRAEVSVGVNIAG; this is encoded by the coding sequence ATGAGTTATAATAGTCAGGCTGCAGCAGCCTATAAAGAAACAAGTGTTAAAACGGCAAGTCCGGGATCTCTTATTCTTATGCTTTATACTGAGGGGATAAAAGAAATAAATTTGGCAATTTCTAAAATGCGTGTGCCTAAAATTCCCGCAAAGGATATCGAATCCATCAATAACCACATAATTAAGGCTCAGGAGATTATAACTGAGCTTATGGCAGCCTTAGATATGGATATAGGAGGAGAAATAGCTGCAAATCTTCTTTCAATTTATTCATATTTTAACCAGCAGCTTTTGACTGCAAATTTAAAAAAAGACTATAAACCCTTGTTGGATGTCAGCTCTATGATGCAGGAATTATATGACGTATGGAAACAAATTCTTGTATCCCGGCCTGTACCTCAAAGGGCTGAGGTTTCTGTAGGTGTAAACATAGCCGGGTAA
- a CDS encoding LTA synthase family protein: protein MFIREKIVFTNKKEKKKQAFLGSLFVLLYAFLLMLIIWLLGIFPHAQIDQLIFTAITPIDGTSSEVLLSFYLKALVIPIILSLVNLVLILKEVKFLLKTKKGRSYRIFPILIRRPRLYLLIYLCIILGYSQYKFGYIQYVYYKLSPPTDLYEINYIDPSKVKFTFPQKKRNLIILYLESMEISAVSKEFGGLSRYDLIPELRQIAEQNLSFSHSENLGGLTQVTGTSHSIASLTSLNLGVPLILNLPAFDSSSFRISSLNTASIKIDNFMEGGYGLGDLLYDNGYTLVFSMAADKEFGCLGNFLTGHKNFKIQDYSYFVEAGRIPKGYNVWWGFEDEKLYRFAREDLTELSKEDRPFAYIFFTADTHSPRGYADEKCPNIYFEKIHNVYAGASKKAYDFVEWAKTQPFYENTTIVILGDHLYMGGDLYPPTVKLQDRHPYNAFINSAKTTDKNKNRLFTTFDLFPTIVESIGIEFNASGLGLGRSLFSGQKTLLEEKGLKKLNSEIEKRSIFYEEKLMKKD from the coding sequence ATGTTTATAAGAGAAAAGATCGTATTCACAAATAAAAAAGAAAAGAAAAAACAGGCTTTTTTAGGCAGCTTATTCGTACTTCTATATGCTTTTCTTCTAATGCTCATCATTTGGCTTTTAGGCATCTTCCCTCATGCTCAAATAGATCAGCTTATCTTTACAGCTATCACTCCCATTGACGGCACAAGCAGCGAGGTTCTTCTAAGCTTTTACCTAAAAGCCCTTGTAATTCCGATAATTCTATCCTTGGTAAACCTTGTTTTAATCTTAAAAGAAGTAAAATTTCTTTTAAAAACAAAGAAAGGAAGATCTTACCGCATCTTCCCTATTTTAATAAGAAGACCCCGCCTTTATTTATTGATTTATCTATGTATTATTTTAGGATATAGTCAATATAAATTCGGGTATATTCAATATGTTTATTATAAGCTAAGCCCTCCTACAGACCTTTATGAGATTAACTATATAGACCCTTCTAAAGTAAAATTTACTTTCCCTCAAAAAAAGCGAAACCTCATAATACTCTACCTTGAATCGATGGAGATAAGTGCCGTATCAAAGGAATTCGGAGGCTTATCCCGCTATGATCTTATTCCTGAGTTACGGCAAATAGCCGAACAAAACCTTTCATTCAGCCACAGCGAAAATTTGGGAGGGCTTACACAGGTTACGGGGACATCTCACTCAATAGCATCCCTTACTTCCTTAAACCTAGGCGTTCCGTTAATCTTAAATCTTCCTGCTTTTGATTCATCTTCTTTTAGAATTTCATCCTTAAATACAGCCTCAATAAAAATTGATAATTTTATGGAAGGAGGTTACGGTCTAGGAGATCTTTTATACGATAACGGCTACACGCTCGTTTTCAGCATGGCGGCTGACAAGGAATTCGGCTGCTTGGGTAATTTTTTAACCGGCCATAAAAACTTTAAGATTCAAGATTATTCTTATTTTGTTGAAGCAGGGAGAATACCCAAAGGCTACAATGTATGGTGGGGCTTTGAAGACGAAAAACTTTACCGATTTGCACGGGAGGACCTCACTGAGCTTTCAAAAGAAGATAGGCCTTTCGCCTATATCTTTTTTACTGCCGACACACATTCTCCCAGAGGCTATGCCGATGAAAAATGCCCTAACATTTATTTTGAAAAAATACACAATGTCTATGCCGGAGCATCAAAAAAAGCCTATGACTTTGTTGAATGGGCTAAGACCCAGCCCTTTTATGAAAATACTACAATAGTCATTTTAGGAGATCACTTATACATGGGAGGAGATCTATATCCGCCGACCGTAAAATTACAAGATAGACATCCCTACAACGCCTTTATAAATTCTGCAAAAACAACTGATAAAAACAAAAATCGGCTCTTTACAACTTTTGACCTTTTTCCCACAATCGTAGAAAGCATTGGTATCGAATTCAATGCCTCGGGTTTAGGCCTTGGCCGCTCCCTCTTTTCGGGCCAAAAAACTCTGTTGGAAGAAAAGGGCTTAAAGAAGCTCAATTCAGAAATCGAAAAACGCTCAATCTTTTATGAAGAAAAGTTGATGAAAAAAGACTAA
- a CDS encoding M23 family metallopeptidase, translating to MSRTRTYKRAENNLVRYFNELFKALCANVSKGIMKFINGGRKKLTIMVVPHSQKRIVNFQASIFSLVFVTILLVGILASFFWFTAESIASARKLANLKEETRKTQASLNVLKNETNDLLKNAKNFQSTLSSTLTSLGLQSIMETGAENDDSSDLSLLFNVQEQAQGTAREVSELKKLSAYLQDTIQPVQEMAKLMDTQTALFSDIPSLWPIKGGIGHITMAFGQNRHPFTGQWYIHTGIDLATGRSGDPIMATADGQVITVETDPGWGNYIIIKHKHGFFTRYAHLSSFRVTRGQHVQKGQVIGYVGNTGISTGPHLHYEVHIGSDVVDPMKYLNIKNTGRKK from the coding sequence GTGTCAAGAACACGAACATATAAACGAGCAGAAAATAACTTAGTACGGTATTTTAATGAGCTTTTTAAGGCTTTGTGTGCAAACGTATCTAAGGGTATAATGAAATTCATCAATGGCGGACGCAAAAAGCTGACCATCATGGTTGTTCCGCATTCTCAAAAAAGGATTGTAAATTTTCAGGCAAGTATTTTTTCACTTGTTTTTGTAACAATACTTCTTGTAGGCATCTTGGCTTCATTTTTTTGGTTTACAGCCGAATCCATAGCTTCAGCCAGAAAACTTGCCAACCTAAAAGAAGAAACACGCAAGACTCAAGCCAGTCTTAATGTTCTAAAAAATGAAACAAATGACCTTTTAAAAAATGCAAAGAATTTTCAATCTACGCTTTCTTCTACATTAACCTCATTGGGTTTACAGTCTATCATGGAAACAGGCGCAGAAAATGACGATTCAAGCGACCTTTCTCTCCTGTTTAATGTACAAGAGCAGGCCCAAGGAACGGCAAGAGAAGTAAGCGAGCTTAAAAAACTTTCAGCCTATTTACAAGATACCATTCAGCCCGTACAGGAAATGGCAAAACTCATGGACACTCAAACAGCCCTCTTTTCGGATATTCCCAGTCTTTGGCCGATTAAGGGCGGTATCGGACATATCACGATGGCCTTCGGTCAAAACCGTCATCCTTTTACCGGTCAATGGTACATTCATACCGGTATAGACCTTGCGACGGGACGCTCCGGCGACCCCATTATGGCTACAGCTGACGGACAGGTTATTACGGTAGAAACCGATCCGGGCTGGGGAAACTACATTATCATCAAACATAAGCATGGTTTTTTTACAAGATATGCTCACCTAAGCTCGTTTAGAGTTACACGCGGACAGCATGTACAAAAGGGTCAGGTTATAGGCTATGTAGGCAACACAGGTATATCTACAGGACCCCACTTGCACTATGAGGTTCACATAGGTTCAGACGTTGTAGATCCTATGAAATATCTGAACATAAAAAATACCGGAAGAAAAAAATAG
- a CDS encoding nickel/cobalt transporter, with amino-acid sequence MKKRHIFSILFIINMSLLFANPFTGKKNSPVPVYQGQPPENILKGQRILNQKLGDYISSWKENKDFDVLLSILAISFLYGLVHAAGPGHRKTIIFSFYLTKESTSLEPLFTGLALAGMHGGAAIVLMMIFKGLSGAILSRSNDTMIYMEGISFLILIILSLYGIIDAVKDINTQKDSNHKKLKLGAILISGIYPCPAAMLVLVLAVSLDILALGIFAAIAMSLGMSIPIIASGYLAWAGRTSLFYKLKDKERLVGLIGSILQIGAYGFLLYISVKTALPFILSLFRMLK; translated from the coding sequence ATGAAAAAAAGACACATTTTTAGTATTCTTTTTATTATTAATATGAGCCTCTTATTTGCAAATCCATTTACGGGAAAAAAGAATTCTCCCGTTCCCGTATATCAAGGACAGCCTCCAGAAAACATTTTAAAAGGACAGCGTATATTAAACCAAAAGTTGGGAGACTATATAAGCTCTTGGAAAGAAAATAAAGATTTTGATGTTTTACTGTCCATACTGGCCATTTCATTTTTATACGGTTTGGTACATGCGGCAGGCCCGGGACACCGTAAAACCATTATTTTCTCTTTTTACCTTACAAAAGAATCTACAAGCTTAGAGCCTCTTTTTACCGGACTTGCTCTGGCAGGAATGCACGGAGGAGCCGCCATAGTCCTCATGATGATTTTTAAGGGCCTTTCGGGAGCCATCCTCTCACGCTCAAATGATACGATGATATATATGGAGGGAATCTCCTTTTTAATCTTAATAATTTTATCCCTTTACGGAATAATAGATGCGGTAAAGGATATAAATACACAAAAAGATTCAAACCATAAAAAACTTAAACTCGGAGCAATTTTAATCAGCGGTATTTATCCCTGTCCCGCTGCCATGCTTGTCTTGGTGCTGGCTGTAAGCCTCGATATCTTGGCCTTAGGCATCTTTGCAGCGATAGCCATGTCCTTAGGCATGAGCATTCCGATAATAGCATCGGGATACTTAGCCTGGGCCGGAAGAACAAGCCTTTTTTACAAGCTAAAGGATAAGGAAAGACTTGTAGGCCTTATAGGTTCTATCCTTCAAATAGGAGCTTACGGCTTTTTACTCTACATTTCGGTAAAAACGGCCTTGCCTTTTATCTTAAGTTTGTTTAGAATGTTAAAATAA
- a CDS encoding polymer-forming cytoskeletal protein, translating into MADFIDDISINTIIGPGSFVNGSLSVPGFLRIDGDINGDIKTPGRVIIAENARVRGNIHAKSITIGGMVQGDVIAPESVVVLSTGLVLGSVLTKKIRLDDDVFLHGYCFAVDNQAEFEKAEKEYKNRQGLAASALVHSR; encoded by the coding sequence ATGGCTGATTTTATTGACGATATTTCCATAAATACAATCATAGGCCCGGGAAGCTTTGTAAACGGAAGTTTAAGTGTGCCCGGATTTTTACGTATAGACGGAGATATAAACGGAGATATAAAAACTCCCGGAAGGGTTATAATTGCAGAGAACGCAAGAGTCCGAGGAAATATACATGCCAAATCGATAACCATAGGCGGAATGGTTCAAGGCGATGTTATAGCTCCGGAAAGCGTGGTCGTCTTGTCGACAGGCCTTGTTTTAGGTTCGGTTCTGACAAAAAAAATACGATTGGATGATGATGTATTTTTACATGGCTACTGCTTTGCCGTAGACAATCAAGCCGAATTTGAAAAGGCGGAAAAAGAATACAAAAACAGGCAGGGGCTTGCAGCCTCAGCCCTTGTTCATTCCAGGTGA
- a CDS encoding flagellar biosynthesis protein FlgN, whose protein sequence is MKQALSRQEIDQRVAVLKRFKALLQEQRKKFSDYLVVLETQERSIHEDNIDALVHHTELEQSIIGDIFTIQKVIDPIEEMYRFGMPDKDDTEVVRLKSDLNKLQSQVLDQNKKNRELLQSRMADLRQEMISLKPDYRYSSQILSKKETSASLVDISI, encoded by the coding sequence ATGAAACAAGCATTAAGCCGTCAAGAAATCGATCAGAGGGTAGCTGTTCTCAAGAGGTTTAAGGCCCTTTTACAAGAACAAAGAAAAAAATTCAGTGACTATCTTGTTGTACTTGAAACACAGGAACGCAGTATTCATGAAGACAATATAGATGCTCTTGTTCATCACACAGAATTGGAACAGTCGATAATCGGTGATATTTTTACAATTCAAAAGGTGATAGATCCGATAGAAGAAATGTACCGCTTCGGTATGCCCGATAAGGACGATACCGAAGTTGTAAGGCTCAAATCAGACCTTAATAAGCTTCAATCCCAAGTCTTGGACCAAAACAAAAAAAACAGAGAGCTTCTGCAGTCCAGAATGGCTGATTTACGTCAAGAAATGATATCCCTAAAGCCGGACTACCGATACTCCTCACAAATTCTCTCAAAGAAAGAAACTTCTGCAAGTCTGGTAGATATCAGCATTTAA
- a CDS encoding tRNA-dihydrouridine synthase, whose product MNLISAPMAAITHSAFRRLIACFKEPDEYFSEMIHAPSAISGGGFEKWYFRANPSPEKLVWQITSPEEEAAAACIPILLQYGGFGIDLNMGCCAPQIVNTGAGFAWMKKPLSQTASLVSKVKKAVLLCDGQKSRPQTESIRLSVKLRLGEEENYDKLLSFCKMLVSEGVDLITLHPRTQKQKYSRPCKHEYTARLAADLSVPVYGNGDINSLEILEKTGSKYPCSGWMIGRAAVQKPWIFYELSKGHLKNGAAAGREEKIEIDLLKTAELFLSFLQEEQPQEFYLTRAQRFFAFFCDNFSFAHHIKSKILNCKNLDDMLLNLRAYFEEVPQDRLIRV is encoded by the coding sequence ATGAATTTGATATCGGCACCCATGGCTGCAATAACTCACTCCGCTTTTAGAAGACTCATAGCCTGTTTTAAGGAGCCGGATGAGTATTTTTCTGAAATGATACATGCTCCATCTGCTATTTCAGGCGGAGGTTTTGAAAAATGGTATTTTAGGGCAAATCCGTCGCCCGAAAAGCTTGTTTGGCAGATTACGAGCCCTGAGGAGGAAGCTGCGGCTGCCTGCATCCCTATTTTGCTTCAATACGGCGGCTTTGGCATTGACCTAAACATGGGCTGCTGTGCCCCGCAGATCGTTAACACCGGAGCCGGCTTTGCATGGATGAAAAAGCCGCTTTCTCAAACAGCCTCCTTAGTAAGCAAGGTAAAAAAGGCTGTCCTTCTCTGTGATGGGCAGAAATCAAGGCCGCAGACCGAGTCTATCCGCCTTAGTGTAAAACTGCGCCTAGGCGAAGAAGAAAACTATGATAAGCTTTTGTCCTTTTGTAAGATGCTTGTTTCGGAAGGAGTAGACCTGATAACCCTGCACCCCCGCACTCAAAAACAAAAATATTCAAGGCCGTGTAAACATGAGTACACAGCCCGTCTTGCCGCCGATTTAAGCGTTCCCGTTTACGGTAACGGAGATATAAATTCCCTTGAAATCTTAGAAAAAACCGGCTCAAAATATCCATGTTCGGGCTGGATGATAGGCCGGGCAGCCGTGCAAAAACCGTGGATTTTTTATGAGCTCTCAAAGGGGCATTTAAAAAACGGTGCAGCTGCCGGAAGAGAAGAAAAAATCGAAATCGACTTATTAAAAACAGCGGAGCTGTTTTTAAGTTTTTTACAGGAAGAACAACCCCAAGAGTTTTACCTTACAAGGGCTCAGCGCTTTTTTGCCTTCTTTTGCGATAATTTCAGCTTTGCCCACCATATAAAAAGCAAGATTCTAAATTGCAAGAACCTTGATGATATGCTCCTCAATTTAAGAGCCTATTTTGAGGAGGTTCCTCAAGACAGGCTGATAAGGGTTTAG
- a CDS encoding DUF1007 family protein has translation MLRSKKNILLFIFLIFINFQSFSHPHMWFTSSLEIVFAGKTLKGAYVTWTFDRFFSADIISGYDLNGDGAFDAKETADVYENAFSYSENFYYFTFIRQGQKRSTPEHIEKASFSVWQNKGILSYRFFIDLSKFKGQEIFLACYDYTFFCDISYPENTAVKFIYDKSLIAPSYSIIENKNYPVYYNPLGAMDDNRIYYKWAPGLNTYYPKEVRIRF, from the coding sequence ATGTTAAGATCAAAAAAAAATATACTTTTATTTATTTTTTTAATTTTTATAAATTTTCAATCCTTTTCTCACCCGCATATGTGGTTTACAAGCTCCCTCGAGATTGTCTTTGCAGGAAAGACCTTAAAAGGAGCCTATGTTACATGGACCTTTGATAGATTTTTTAGTGCCGATATAATAAGCGGTTATGACTTAAACGGAGACGGAGCATTCGATGCAAAGGAAACAGCCGATGTATATGAAAATGCCTTCAGTTATTCGGAAAATTTTTATTATTTTACCTTCATAAGACAAGGACAAAAACGCAGCACTCCTGAACACATTGAAAAGGCCTCTTTTTCCGTTTGGCAAAATAAGGGAATTTTAAGCTACCGGTTTTTTATAGACCTGAGCAAATTTAAGGGACAGGAAATATTTTTAGCCTGCTACGATTATACTTTTTTTTGCGATATAAGCTATCCTGAAAATACGGCCGTAAAATTCATATATGACAAAAGTCTAATAGCCCCCTCATACTCCATTATCGAAAATAAAAACTATCCTGTATATTATAACCCTCTGGGCGCTATGGACGATAACAGAATATATTATAAGTGGGCACCCGGCCTTAATACCTATTATCCAAAAGAAGTAAGAATCAGGTTTTAA